One genomic window of Polyangium aurulentum includes the following:
- a CDS encoding ABC transporter permease: MRYLSLLGLQLRKSATLAMQYRWDFVVSGGLGLLWTAAGLVPFYIAFHDRPPVSGWTYESALVVVGWFTVLKSVLDGAVNPSLLGVVEQIRQGTLDFVLLKPADAQFLISTTKFEVFRALDAVAGLGLITLAFAAMNRAPSAAGVLLSLVMLASAIVVLYSLWILVVAAAFWVVRVDNLAYFFDSLFDFARWPVTVFKGVWRIIFTFVIPLGIMTTYPAEALLGTLAPKTGLAAVGGALFIAAAARFVWSRAIRHYTSASS, encoded by the coding sequence ATGCGCTACCTCTCCCTCCTCGGCCTGCAGCTCCGCAAGTCGGCCACCCTGGCGATGCAGTATCGCTGGGATTTCGTGGTCAGCGGCGGGCTCGGCCTGCTCTGGACGGCGGCGGGGCTCGTGCCCTTTTACATCGCCTTTCACGACCGTCCGCCCGTGTCCGGCTGGACGTACGAGAGCGCGCTCGTGGTCGTCGGGTGGTTCACGGTGCTGAAGAGCGTGCTCGACGGCGCGGTCAATCCCTCGCTCCTCGGCGTGGTCGAGCAGATAAGGCAAGGCACCCTCGATTTCGTTCTGCTCAAGCCGGCCGACGCGCAGTTCTTGATCTCCACCACCAAATTCGAGGTGTTCCGCGCCCTCGACGCGGTGGCGGGGCTCGGGCTCATCACGCTCGCGTTCGCGGCCATGAACCGGGCGCCGAGCGCGGCCGGGGTGCTGCTCTCGCTCGTCATGCTGGCCTCCGCGATCGTGGTCCTTTATTCGCTGTGGATCCTCGTCGTGGCGGCGGCGTTCTGGGTCGTCCGCGTCGATAACCTCGCTTACTTCTTCGACTCGCTCTTCGATTTCGCGCGCTGGCCGGTCACGGTGTTCAAGGGCGTGTGGCGGATAATCTTCACCTTCGTGATCCCGCTCGGCATCATGACGACTTATCCCGCGGAGGCGCTGCTCGGCACCCTCGCGCCCAAGACGGGGCTCGCCGCCGTGGGCGGCGCGCTCTTCATCGCGGCGGCGGCGCGCTTCGTCTGGAGCCGAGCGATCCGGCATTATACGTCGGCGTCGAGCTGA
- a CDS encoding alpha/beta hydrolase family protein, with the protein MDPGPKMPDGAPLDAPVDQLGPFRVGYRTFLHTYQPDGLGGPREIRIDLWYPTLDTEGTPPKYLNVFKDDDVLEGATVAPPWDPAGYPVHVHSHGAWAFGGTSADLMHYFASHGWVAIAPNHLGHTLPEHTEDLLPISLRILRSMDISASLDLLEDLPEGDPLAGKCRTDKAFLSGHSAGAQTTWSSAGAAFDMASVQAMCDSGTFAAPCTPEELAIFEAGLGDDRIAAGLPMAGGVGDEPGWFGNDGYDAAKNPFMLMSGTLDPVGAENVWERVKSLDYTWLDFEGGCHQLFALGGCSKLETYEGYALVNTYANAFARRHVLGDTSARVAAILDGSESLSPKVHFQHK; encoded by the coding sequence GTGGACCCGGGGCCCAAGATGCCGGACGGCGCGCCCCTCGACGCCCCGGTCGACCAGCTCGGCCCCTTTCGGGTCGGATATCGCACGTTTCTACACACATACCAGCCCGACGGCCTCGGGGGGCCTCGGGAGATCCGTATCGACCTCTGGTATCCGACGCTCGATACGGAGGGCACGCCGCCCAAGTATTTGAACGTATTCAAAGACGACGACGTGCTCGAGGGCGCCACCGTCGCGCCGCCGTGGGATCCTGCGGGGTATCCGGTGCACGTCCATTCTCACGGAGCCTGGGCGTTCGGCGGCACGAGCGCCGACCTCATGCATTACTTCGCCTCGCACGGCTGGGTCGCGATCGCGCCCAACCATCTGGGCCACACCTTGCCCGAGCATACCGAGGATCTGCTGCCCATTTCGCTGCGCATCCTGCGCTCGATGGACATCAGCGCCTCCCTCGACCTGCTCGAAGACCTCCCCGAGGGCGATCCGCTGGCGGGGAAATGCCGCACGGACAAGGCGTTCCTGAGCGGCCACAGCGCCGGCGCGCAGACGACCTGGTCGAGCGCGGGCGCCGCCTTCGACATGGCGTCGGTCCAGGCGATGTGCGACAGCGGGACCTTCGCCGCGCCGTGCACGCCCGAGGAGCTCGCGATCTTCGAGGCGGGTCTCGGCGATGATCGAATCGCGGCGGGGCTGCCCATGGCGGGCGGCGTCGGCGACGAGCCCGGCTGGTTCGGAAATGACGGGTACGACGCCGCGAAAAATCCATTCATGCTGATGAGCGGCACGCTCGACCCGGTCGGCGCGGAGAACGTGTGGGAGCGGGTGAAATCGCTCGATTACACGTGGCTCGATTTCGAGGGCGGATGCCACCAGCTCTTCGCGCTCGGCGGCTGCTCCAAGCTCGAGACCTACGAGGGTTACGCCCTCGTCAACACCTACGCCAACGCGTTCGCGCGGCGGCACGTCCTCGGCGACACGAGCGCCCGCGTCGCCGCCATTCTCGACGGCTCCGAGAGCCTCTCTCCCAAGGTTCACTTTCAGCACAAATGA
- a CDS encoding DUF1592 domain-containing protein, producing MRSRDAHRWMAPIAVSLAMSLAACGGNDPQPPKVDSLGPRPEMPEVAAQTGAQRLTIPQYRNAIRDLFGESIVVPTALEPDAPIAGFEAIGASVSTVSSSGVERYEQAAFAIAKQVTADPALFASVVPCTPKGANDLDCAKKTVTALGRRVYRRPLQTGEVDKLSGVLIQAAGTLGGFDKGLEFAIAAMLQSPHFLYRPQVGEPDPNNPGHRRYTSLEMASRLSFFLWNSIPDKELLAAAEAGELNDDAGLDVQVMRMIESDRARQGLRAFITEYLRLDELDALSKDPTLFTYFSPEVGPAAREETLLGFEHLVFELDGDYRDIFLTRRTFVNPKLASMYAIPAPTDEGFGEVELPSNSPRIGLLGQISVLALNAHPTSTSSTLRGRFVRQDLLCDDIPPPPVNVNTGLPDADPNARTLRERMKKHLTDPTCSSCHLLMDPIGLGLENFDGIGRYRKKDNDVEIDASGEIDGVSFTDARGLATVVHDNGKLAPCFVRKMYEYATAFEHTEEERAVVNALTYDFRASGHRVKSLMMSIATSPAFRLAQKP from the coding sequence ATGCGATCCAGGGACGCACACCGCTGGATGGCGCCCATCGCCGTCTCGCTCGCGATGTCGCTCGCCGCGTGCGGCGGCAACGACCCGCAACCGCCCAAGGTCGATAGCCTCGGGCCGCGGCCCGAGATGCCCGAGGTGGCAGCGCAGACAGGGGCGCAGCGGCTCACCATCCCGCAATACCGCAACGCCATCCGCGACCTCTTCGGCGAGAGCATCGTCGTGCCCACGGCCCTCGAGCCCGACGCGCCCATCGCTGGATTCGAGGCGATCGGGGCATCGGTGAGCACCGTCTCGTCGAGCGGCGTGGAGCGCTACGAGCAGGCCGCCTTCGCGATCGCGAAGCAGGTCACGGCGGACCCGGCGCTCTTTGCCTCGGTGGTGCCGTGCACGCCCAAGGGCGCGAATGACCTCGATTGTGCGAAGAAGACCGTGACCGCGCTCGGCCGCCGCGTCTATCGCCGCCCGCTTCAGACGGGGGAGGTCGACAAGCTCAGCGGCGTCCTCATCCAGGCGGCGGGCACGCTCGGCGGCTTCGACAAGGGCCTCGAATTCGCCATCGCCGCGATGCTGCAATCGCCGCACTTCCTCTATCGCCCCCAGGTCGGCGAGCCGGATCCGAACAACCCGGGACACCGCCGTTACACGAGCCTCGAAATGGCCTCGCGGCTCTCGTTCTTCCTCTGGAACAGCATCCCTGACAAGGAGCTGCTCGCCGCGGCCGAGGCGGGAGAGCTGAACGACGACGCGGGACTCGACGTGCAGGTGATGCGCATGATCGAATCGGATCGGGCGCGGCAAGGGCTGCGGGCGTTCATCACCGAATACCTCCGGCTCGACGAGCTCGACGCGCTCTCGAAGGACCCGACGCTCTTCACGTATTTCAGCCCGGAGGTCGGCCCCGCGGCCCGCGAGGAGACGCTGCTCGGCTTCGAGCACCTGGTCTTCGAGCTCGACGGCGACTACCGCGACATCTTCCTCACGCGGCGCACCTTCGTGAACCCGAAGCTCGCCTCGATGTACGCGATACCCGCCCCGACCGACGAGGGATTCGGCGAGGTCGAGCTGCCGAGCAACTCGCCCCGGATCGGGCTGCTCGGGCAAATCAGCGTCCTCGCGCTCAATGCGCACCCGACGTCGACGTCCTCCACGCTCCGCGGCAGGTTCGTCCGGCAGGATCTCCTCTGCGACGACATCCCCCCGCCGCCCGTCAACGTGAACACGGGCTTGCCCGACGCCGACCCGAACGCGCGGACCTTGCGCGAGCGCATGAAGAAGCACCTCACCGATCCCACCTGCAGCAGCTGCCACTTGCTGATGGACCCGATCGGCCTCGGCCTCGAGAACTTCGACGGCATCGGGCGTTATCGCAAGAAGGACAACGACGTGGAAATCGACGCGTCGGGCGAGATCGACGGGGTCTCCTTCACGGACGCGCGCGGGCTCGCGACGGTCGTCCACGACAATGGCAAGCTCGCGCCCTGCTTCGTGCGCAAGATGTACGAATACGCGACGGCGTTCGAGCACACGGAGGAAGAGCGGGCCGTGGTCAACGCGCTGACGTACGATTTCCGTGCCTCGGGGCACCGCGTCAAATCGCTCATGATGTCCATCGCGACGAGCCCGGCCTTCCGGCTCGCGCAAAAACCCTGA
- a CDS encoding DUF1552 domain-containing protein yields MKKVKLNRRTMLRGLLGGTAIAIGLPVLEIFLNQSGTAYAEGDALPKRFGIFFWGNGMLPDRWVPAGSGPTWDPSPTLAPLAEVKDKITVVSGMKVYTGNTVPHFSGAAGILSGAPPIDNDTKLETFTAPTIDQQIAAVVGQDTRFRSLEVAVEPGGRSLSYNGLHSNNPPESSPAAFFKRVFVDGFVMPGSMPEPDPRLPLRQSILDGVMEDAQALQGVLGSRDKARLEQHLDGIRSLEKQIEKLQQNPPSLAACAVPAKPLDAYPDVDGRPPLSEISRAMVDILVMALACDQTRVFSDWFSNSVGNPLYPTATAGHHQLTHDEPGAQPQVHGILLYILNEFAYLVKALQSVPEGSGTLLDHCAILATSDCSYGKSHSVEEYPILIAGGCNGALKTGMHYRSPSSENTSKVLLTLTRAMGLTLDSYGKDAGLVTSSLTAIEV; encoded by the coding sequence ATGAAGAAGGTGAAGCTCAACCGCCGGACGATGCTCCGGGGCCTTTTGGGTGGCACGGCGATCGCGATCGGGCTGCCGGTGCTCGAGATCTTTCTCAATCAGAGCGGCACCGCCTACGCGGAGGGTGACGCGCTGCCGAAGCGCTTCGGCATCTTTTTCTGGGGAAATGGCATGCTCCCGGATCGATGGGTCCCGGCGGGCTCGGGCCCCACGTGGGATCCCTCGCCGACGCTCGCGCCGCTCGCCGAGGTCAAGGACAAGATCACGGTCGTCTCGGGCATGAAGGTCTACACGGGCAATACCGTGCCTCATTTCTCGGGCGCCGCGGGGATCCTCTCCGGAGCGCCCCCGATCGACAACGACACGAAGCTCGAGACGTTCACCGCGCCGACCATCGATCAGCAGATCGCGGCGGTCGTCGGGCAAGACACGCGCTTCCGTTCGCTCGAGGTGGCGGTCGAGCCGGGCGGCAGGAGCCTGTCGTACAATGGGCTGCACAGCAACAATCCCCCGGAGTCGTCGCCGGCGGCATTCTTCAAGCGGGTCTTCGTGGACGGCTTCGTGATGCCGGGGAGCATGCCGGAGCCGGATCCGCGATTGCCGCTGCGCCAGAGCATCCTCGACGGGGTCATGGAGGACGCCCAGGCGCTTCAGGGCGTGCTCGGCAGCAGGGACAAGGCGCGGCTCGAGCAGCACCTCGACGGGATTCGATCGCTCGAAAAGCAGATCGAAAAGCTCCAGCAGAACCCGCCGAGCCTGGCCGCGTGCGCCGTGCCCGCAAAGCCGCTCGACGCCTATCCGGACGTGGACGGCAGGCCGCCGCTCTCGGAGATCTCGCGGGCCATGGTGGACATCCTCGTCATGGCGCTCGCTTGCGACCAGACCCGCGTGTTCAGCGATTGGTTCTCGAACTCCGTCGGCAACCCGCTCTATCCGACGGCGACCGCGGGCCACCACCAGCTCACCCACGACGAGCCCGGCGCCCAGCCGCAAGTGCACGGGATCCTCCTCTACATCCTCAACGAGTTTGCCTATCTCGTGAAGGCCCTGCAGAGCGTCCCCGAGGGATCGGGCACGCTGCTCGACCATTGCGCCATCCTGGCCACGAGCGATTGCTCGTACGGCAAATCGCACTCGGTCGAGGAGTATCCGATCCTGATCGCGGGCGGCTGCAACGGCGCGCTCAAAACGGGCATGCATTATCGCTCGCCCTCCAGCGAGAACACGAGCAAGGTCCTGCTCACGCTCACGCGCGCGATGGGGCTGACGCTCGACTCCTACGGCAAGGACGCGGGGCTCGTGACCTCCAGCTTGACGGCCATCGAGGTATGA
- a CDS encoding tetratricopeptide repeat protein, with the protein MRTHRSFSFAARLTAALVVATVAGCGSPQTPQANCPELRAPDASIGGDLSGRGSVSADADANASARANADATAEVPPTAAELREAAELRARAKVNVDAGKLREALPDLERAFELSRDVTLLGDLGLALQAAGRLDEAWIALNRFRLEARAQYEPVRAKIDAALGDLQKQLGGLIVEADTPDAQLWVRGKLAARLPMASPIYLLPGDVSVVVRARGKADATIRARIALGEVARARANLPDLSLGAGGVGVGGIGAGGLGAGLGTPDLPPVQPPPTPSVWPWVLGIGGVVVVGGAIVASVVHVNKLDAFDANLCDGPGASPECPAIKSGIKVTTGLQVAGYILGGAALTTGIVVFALASSAPSVSGPSLDCPKTGCVRPPPVLQCGPRMGGGAMGFGCGGTF; encoded by the coding sequence ATGCGCACGCATCGTTCGTTCTCGTTCGCTGCTCGCCTGACCGCCGCGCTCGTCGTCGCCACCGTTGCGGGGTGCGGGTCCCCACAGACCCCACAGGCCAATTGCCCGGAGCTGAGAGCCCCCGACGCCTCCATTGGGGGCGATCTCTCCGGGCGGGGCTCGGTATCGGCCGATGCGGATGCAAACGCGTCCGCCAGGGCGAATGCCGATGCGACCGCCGAGGTGCCGCCCACCGCGGCCGAGTTGCGCGAGGCTGCGGAGCTGCGTGCCCGCGCCAAGGTGAACGTGGATGCTGGCAAGCTCCGCGAGGCGCTGCCCGATCTCGAGCGTGCCTTCGAGCTTTCGCGCGATGTAACGCTGCTCGGCGATCTCGGCCTCGCATTGCAGGCCGCCGGGCGCCTCGACGAGGCGTGGATCGCGCTCAACCGATTCCGCCTCGAGGCGCGCGCGCAATACGAGCCGGTGCGCGCGAAGATCGACGCCGCGCTCGGCGATCTCCAGAAGCAGCTCGGCGGTTTGATCGTCGAGGCCGACACGCCCGACGCGCAGCTCTGGGTGCGCGGCAAGCTCGCCGCGAGGCTGCCCATGGCGTCGCCCATTTACTTGCTGCCCGGCGACGTCTCGGTCGTGGTCCGCGCGCGCGGAAAGGCCGACGCCACGATTCGCGCGCGCATCGCGCTGGGCGAGGTGGCCCGCGCGCGGGCGAATCTCCCCGATCTGTCGCTCGGCGCGGGCGGCGTCGGCGTCGGCGGAATCGGCGCAGGCGGGCTCGGGGCGGGTCTGGGCACGCCCGACCTTCCCCCCGTCCAGCCCCCGCCGACGCCGAGCGTCTGGCCCTGGGTGCTCGGCATTGGCGGGGTCGTCGTGGTGGGCGGCGCGATCGTGGCGTCGGTGGTGCACGTGAACAAGCTCGACGCATTCGACGCGAACCTGTGCGACGGGCCGGGGGCGAGCCCGGAGTGCCCCGCCATCAAGTCCGGAATCAAGGTCACGACCGGGCTGCAAGTCGCGGGATACATCCTGGGCGGCGCCGCCCTCACCACGGGCATCGTGGTCTTTGCATTGGCGAGCTCGGCGCCGTCGGTGTCGGGGCCGTCGCTCGATTGCCCGAAGACGGGGTGCGTCAGGCCGCCCCCGGTCCTTCAATGCGGTCCGCGCATGGGCGGCGGCGCGATGGGTTTCGGCTGCGGCGGGACCTTCTGA
- a CDS encoding alpha/beta fold hydrolase, with the protein MKPPPAYGRTAAVNGFEMYHEVRGEGEPLVLLHGFTGSSGDWEHLFDMDALSRDYKLIVPDLRGHGRSTNPAGTFTHRQCALDVFALLDELGIERCKAVGISLGGNTLLHMATGRPERIDSMILVSATSHFPKQARAIMGAMTVESQTEEAWRLLRERHLHGDEQIRALCRQANAFKDSYDDMNFTSPYLSTITARTLIVGGDRDPLYPVEIFVEMYRAIPRSRLWIVPNGGHSPVFGETRDELVRTARAFLRTE; encoded by the coding sequence ATGAAGCCGCCTCCTGCGTACGGACGCACCGCCGCCGTCAACGGGTTCGAGATGTATCACGAGGTCCGTGGAGAGGGCGAGCCGCTCGTGCTTCTCCACGGCTTCACCGGCTCGAGCGGCGACTGGGAGCATCTCTTCGACATGGATGCGCTCAGCCGCGATTACAAGCTGATCGTTCCCGACCTGCGCGGGCACGGCCGGTCGACGAACCCGGCGGGGACGTTCACGCACCGGCAATGCGCGCTCGACGTCTTTGCCCTGCTCGACGAGCTGGGCATCGAGCGATGCAAGGCGGTGGGAATCAGCCTCGGCGGCAACACGCTCCTGCACATGGCGACGGGGCGGCCCGAGCGCATCGACAGCATGATCCTCGTCAGCGCGACGAGCCATTTTCCGAAGCAAGCCAGGGCGATCATGGGCGCGATGACGGTCGAGTCGCAGACCGAGGAGGCGTGGCGGCTTCTGCGCGAGCGCCACCTGCACGGCGACGAGCAGATTCGCGCGCTCTGCCGGCAAGCGAACGCATTCAAGGACAGCTACGACGACATGAATTTCACGAGCCCGTACCTGTCCACGATCACGGCGCGCACGCTGATCGTCGGCGGCGACCGGGATCCGCTGTACCCGGTGGAAATCTTCGTCGAGATGTACCGCGCCATTCCGCGGTCGCGGCTGTGGATCGTGCCGAACGGAGGGCACAGCCCGGTTTTCGGCGAAACGCGCGACGAGCTCGTCCGCACGGCACGCGCGTTCTTGCGCACCGAATAG